One Papaver somniferum cultivar HN1 chromosome 10, ASM357369v1, whole genome shotgun sequence genomic window carries:
- the LOC113317192 gene encoding probable xyloglucan endotransglucosylase/hydrolase protein 33, with product MAAVLREKQLLFIGFFISFITVVLSARHHQQRKLYTPPTLKNLNDNFPRQTFDQAFSPYFGGSNLQVRDKGASVDISLNKYTGSGFISQNRYHYGFFSASIKFPAGDYSAGVVLAFYLSNQDVYPRSHDEIDFEFLGHAKRKPWNLQTNVYGNGSVKYHGREEKIRLWFDPTKQFHTYTIIWNSNHIVFLVDNIPIREVTYTKTISPAYPSKPMTLYSTIWDGSPWATDGGKYKVDYKLSPFVASFEKLQVEGCIWNNRTKSSLAPSPSPTMSPAQSPSPSPGTPSSAPLFSCTKSGGNGKTDSVEGEDVIRLSEEQRKAMAEIRKEYLTYSYCKDKNRFPVLPPECNSQ from the exons ATGGCTGCAGTTTTGAGAGAAAAACAACTTCTGTTTATAGGATTCTTCATTTCTTTCATTACTGTTGTTTTATCGGCACGCCACCACCAGCAGCGTAAACTCTATACACCTCCAACTCTCAAAAATCTAAACGATAATTTCCCTCGTCAAACCTTCGATCAAGCCTTTTCTCCTTATTTTGGAGGATCAAATCTTCAGGTTAGAGATAAGGGAGCTTCCGTTGATATCAGTCTAAATAAATACACTG GTTCTGGATTTATATCACAAAACCGGTACCATTACGGATTCTTCAGTGCATCCATCAAGTTTCCTGCCGGGGATTACTCAGCTGGCGTTGTCCTTGCTTTCTAC TTGTCAAACCAAGATGTATATCCTAGAAGCCACGACGAGATAGACTTCGAATTTCTTGGACATGCAAAGAGGAAACCATGGAATTTGCAAACTAACGTCTACGGCAACGGGAGCGTGAAATATCACGGCCGAGAAGAGAAAATTCGTCTTTGGTTCGACCCTACAAAACAATTTCATACTTACACGATCATTTGGAACTCTAACCACATTGT ATTTCTTGTTGACAATATACCAATAAGAGAGGTAACCTATACTAAAACGATATCTCCAGCGTACCCTTCGAAACCCATGACTCTATACTCCACAATATGGGATGGATCACCTTGGGCTACTGATGGTGGAAAATATAAAGTCGATTACAAGCTATCTCCTTTTGTAGCTTCATTTGAGAAATTGCAAGTGGAAGGTTGTATTTGGAATAATCGAACAAAGTCATCCCTAGCACCATCCCCTTCACCAACAATGTCACCGGCGCAATCTCCTTCCCCATCTCCGGGTACTCCTTCATCAGCACCACTCTTTTCGTGTACTAAGAGCGGCGGTAACGGGAAAACGGATTCAGTAGAAGGAGAAGATGTTATAAGGTTATCGGAAGAACAGAGAAAAGCAATGGCGGAAATAAGAAAGGAGTACCTGACTTACTCTTACTGTAAAGACAAAAATAGATTTCCTGTTTTACCACCTGAATGCAATTCACAGTAA